The following are encoded together in the Chloroflexota bacterium genome:
- the gmd gene encoding GDP-mannose 4,6-dehydratase: MPTAIVTGITGQDGSYMAEFLLERGYHVVGIVRRTSTENNGRIAHIQDDVTLEPGDLHDQYSLIEILKKHRPDEVYNLAAQSFVQTSWYQPVLTGEVTALGATRMLEAVRAVDPGIRFYQASSSEMFGAVQEWPQSEATPFYPRSPYGVAKLYAHWITINYRESFNMYACSGICFNHESPRRGMEFVTRKISYNAARVRHGIIDKVPFGNLTTTRDWGYAPDYVRAMWLMLQQPEPDDYVLATGETHSGEEFAELAFAHLGLDARDHIYTSEDLFRPAEVDRLIGDPTKAREKLGWEPSVTFKELVTIMVDADMELVESELAHAEIMASRHGA, encoded by the coding sequence ATGCCGACCGCCATCGTCACCGGGATCACCGGGCAAGACGGCTCCTACATGGCCGAGTTCCTCCTCGAGCGCGGCTACCACGTCGTCGGAATCGTGCGCCGCACGAGCACGGAGAACAACGGCCGCATCGCGCACATCCAGGACGACGTCACGCTCGAACCGGGGGACCTGCACGACCAGTACTCGCTGATCGAGATTCTCAAGAAGCACCGACCCGACGAGGTCTACAACCTGGCGGCGCAGTCGTTCGTGCAGACGTCCTGGTATCAGCCGGTGCTCACCGGCGAGGTCACGGCCCTTGGCGCCACCCGCATGCTGGAGGCCGTGCGGGCCGTCGATCCCGGCATCCGCTTCTACCAGGCGTCCAGCAGCGAGATGTTCGGCGCCGTGCAGGAGTGGCCCCAGAGCGAGGCCACGCCCTTCTACCCGCGCAGTCCCTATGGCGTCGCCAAGCTCTACGCCCACTGGATCACCATCAACTACCGCGAGAGCTTCAACATGTATGCCTGCTCGGGCATCTGCTTCAACCACGAGTCGCCGCGCCGCGGGATGGAGTTCGTCACCCGCAAGATCAGCTACAACGCCGCCCGCGTCCGCCACGGCATCATCGACAAGGTTCCGTTCGGCAATCTGACCACCACGCGCGACTGGGGCTATGCCCCCGACTACGTGCGGGCCATGTGGCTGATGCTGCAGCAGCCCGAGCCGGACGACTACGTGCTGGCGACGGGCGAGACGCACTCCGGCGAGGAGTTTGCCGAGCTGGCCTTCGCCCATCTCGGTCTCGACGCCCGCGATCACATCTACACCAGCGAAGACCTCTTTCGGCCCGCCGAGGTTGACCGCCTGATCGGTGACCCGACCAAGGCCCGCGAGAAGCTGGGCTGGGAGCCGAGCGTCACCTTCAAGGAGCTCGTGACCATCATGGTCGATGCCGACATGGAGCTGGTCGAGAGCGAGCTGGCGCACGCGGAGATCATGGCGTCGCGGCACGGCGCGTGA
- a CDS encoding phosphoglucomutase/phosphomannomutase family protein yields the protein MTGETIRFGTDGWRAAIADEYTFANVRRVAQGLAHFVRREWSWQNGIVVGYDRRFGSPEFARTTADVLGANGIPAFLVDRPCPTPVAAFSIAGVGAAGAVMITASHNPPSDNGFKIRTASGAALPPASLEKVEAAVARVTPEQVRQLGPAQSGQVKTFDPGSAYLRHVPNLLDLPGLRQRDRRVVVDAMYGSGAGWLPRLLQGGKLRVTEIHSEWNPAFPGLARPEPIPPQTGALGDAVREAQAAVGLAVDGDADRLGVVDEHGHFVDQLRTIALLAYYMLEHRDDRRPLVKTLTTSAMLERLGRLYDVPVHETGVGMKYVAPTMRDTNAVMGGEESGGYVFGLHMPERDGIVAGLFFLDLMICEDKTPSQLVEMLFEKLGREYHYRRLDLRFPAEERAAIMSRMEAWTPESIDGTPVARRGDFDGFKYYLADESWLLVRFSGTEPLLRIYCETTSPDRVHRLLDIGRSAAGVP from the coding sequence ATGACTGGCGAAACCATCCGCTTCGGCACCGACGGCTGGCGCGCAGCTATCGCCGACGAGTACACCTTTGCCAACGTGCGCCGCGTGGCCCAGGGCCTTGCCCACTTCGTGCGCCGCGAGTGGTCTTGGCAAAACGGCATCGTCGTCGGCTACGACCGCCGCTTCGGATCGCCCGAGTTCGCCCGCACCACGGCCGACGTGCTGGGCGCCAACGGCATCCCCGCGTTCCTGGTCGACCGGCCCTGCCCCACCCCGGTCGCGGCGTTCAGCATCGCCGGCGTGGGCGCGGCGGGCGCCGTGATGATCACCGCCAGCCACAACCCGCCCAGCGACAACGGCTTCAAGATCCGCACCGCCAGCGGCGCCGCCCTGCCGCCCGCGAGCCTGGAGAAGGTCGAGGCGGCCGTCGCCCGCGTGACGCCGGAGCAGGTCCGACAGCTTGGCCCGGCCCAGTCCGGCCAGGTCAAGACCTTCGACCCGGGCTCCGCCTATCTCCGGCACGTGCCAAACCTGCTCGACCTGCCCGGCTTGCGGCAGCGAGACCGCCGCGTGGTCGTGGACGCCATGTACGGCTCGGGCGCCGGCTGGCTGCCGCGATTGCTCCAGGGCGGCAAGCTCCGGGTCACTGAGATTCACTCCGAGTGGAACCCGGCGTTTCCGGGTCTGGCGCGACCAGAGCCCATCCCGCCCCAAACGGGCGCCCTCGGGGACGCGGTCCGCGAGGCGCAGGCCGCCGTAGGCCTGGCGGTCGACGGTGACGCCGATCGCCTGGGCGTGGTCGACGAGCACGGACACTTCGTCGATCAGCTCCGCACCATCGCCCTGCTGGCCTACTACATGCTGGAGCACCGCGACGACCGCCGGCCGCTGGTCAAGACGCTCACCACGTCCGCGATGCTGGAGCGGCTCGGGCGGCTCTACGACGTTCCCGTGCACGAGACCGGCGTCGGCATGAAGTACGTGGCGCCAACCATGCGCGACACCAATGCGGTGATGGGTGGCGAGGAGAGCGGCGGCTATGTCTTCGGCCTGCATATGCCCGAGCGCGACGGCATCGTCGCCGGCCTGTTCTTCCTCGACCTCATGATCTGCGAGGACAAGACCCCGTCACAGCTCGTCGAGATGCTCTTCGAGAAGCTCGGCCGCGAGTACCACTACCGCCGCCTGGACCTGCGCTTTCCGGCCGAGGAGCGAGCGGCGATCATGTCCCGCATGGAGGCGTGGACGCCCGAGAGCATCGACGGCACGCCCGTGGCCCGGCGCGGCGATTTCGACGGATTCAAGTACTACCTGGCCGACGAAAGCTGGCTGCTGGTGCGCTTCTCGGGCACCGAGCCGCTGCTGCGCATCTATTGCGAGACGACGTCCCCCGACCGCGTCCATCGTCTGCTCGACATTGGGCGGTCTGCCGCCGGAGTTCCATGA
- a CDS encoding anti-sigma factor: MASPDIHDLITGYALDDLSASEAHELEAVLARDPALRREAEAVRQALETLALDAGAQAPPPRLRGRVLVVAEPPRRRWRMPSWPVLGFAGMSTVGAAAVAAVIVLTLRVGDLQQTVDDMQGELSAQSAALVGIHAEQPHIVTLNGMPGADDAWAQLIFDDAGSEVMLVVDGLHAPRDQHIYHFWMVHESGDRVSGANFKTDHAGSAVVLVVSDHPVQVFHAFEVTEEPMHETPSGPTGPAMLHGTMPQ, from the coding sequence ATGGCCTCACCGGACATTCACGACCTCATCACCGGCTACGCGCTGGATGACCTCAGCGCGTCCGAGGCCCATGAGCTCGAGGCCGTCCTGGCGCGCGATCCCGCGCTGCGCCGCGAAGCGGAGGCCGTGCGCCAGGCGCTTGAGACGTTGGCCCTCGACGCGGGCGCCCAGGCTCCTCCACCAAGACTGCGTGGCCGAGTGCTGGTGGTCGCCGAGCCTCCCAGGCGGCGATGGCGAATGCCGTCATGGCCGGTGCTGGGATTTGCGGGCATGTCCACGGTCGGCGCGGCGGCGGTCGCAGCCGTCATCGTCCTCACGCTCAGAGTCGGCGACCTGCAGCAGACGGTTGATGACATGCAGGGCGAGCTGTCGGCCCAGAGCGCCGCGCTCGTCGGCATCCATGCGGAGCAACCCCACATCGTCACGCTGAACGGCATGCCGGGGGCCGACGACGCCTGGGCGCAACTGATCTTCGACGACGCGGGCTCTGAGGTCATGCTCGTGGTGGACGGCCTGCACGCCCCGCGCGACCAGCACATCTATCACTTCTGGATGGTGCATGAGAGCGGCGATCGCGTCAGCGGCGCCAACTTCAAGACCGACCACGCGGGCAGCGCGGTGGTGCTGGTGGTGAGCGACCACCCGGTGCAGGTGTTCCACGCGTTCGAGGTCACCGAGGAGCCGATGCACGAAACTCCGAGCGGCCCAACCGGTCCCGCCATGCTCCACGGGACGATGCCGCAGTAA
- a CDS encoding NAD-dependent epimerase/dehydratase family protein, protein MSPAEVSWDGARVLVTGARGFIGKHLITSLEAAGASVIAADRGGDADVKLDLRDGDTIHAALQTTQPSVVINLAAIADPRQAEADPLAAYDVNVLGQLRIILSLRELAPKARLIVVGSALQYGRDGHDRPVLEDDPQRPEGVYATTKAAADVQAAQHHRSDGLNIVRVRLFNVIGPGRPEEYFPAPQIRQAAEILDRGAPPAIRTLSLRDTLDFVDVRDAADAIQAAAARGRTGAAYNVASGQATPLRAVVDRLIEIAGIQAEVHQGGSNAAAQGRVVVGDPSLIARDTGWRVRRTLDNSLRDGLREVRERLASSVPIVA, encoded by the coding sequence GTGAGCCCGGCCGAAGTCTCGTGGGACGGCGCCCGGGTGCTGGTCACCGGGGCTCGGGGATTCATCGGCAAGCATCTGATCACCAGCTTGGAGGCGGCCGGCGCTAGTGTCATCGCCGCCGACCGCGGCGGGGACGCCGACGTCAAGCTGGACCTGCGCGACGGCGACACCATCCACGCGGCGTTGCAAACCACACAGCCCTCGGTCGTGATCAACCTCGCCGCCATTGCCGATCCGCGGCAGGCCGAGGCCGACCCGCTGGCGGCCTACGACGTGAACGTTCTCGGGCAGCTGCGGATCATTCTGAGCCTGCGCGAGCTTGCGCCGAAGGCTCGCCTGATCGTCGTCGGCTCGGCGCTGCAATACGGACGAGATGGCCACGACCGTCCGGTCCTCGAAGACGATCCGCAGCGACCGGAAGGCGTGTATGCCACCACCAAGGCGGCGGCGGACGTGCAGGCCGCCCAGCATCACCGCTCGGACGGACTCAACATCGTCCGGGTGCGCCTCTTCAATGTCATCGGTCCCGGCCGGCCTGAGGAGTACTTCCCGGCCCCGCAAATCCGACAGGCTGCCGAGATCCTGGATCGCGGCGCCCCGCCGGCCATTCGCACCCTGAGCCTGCGCGACACCCTGGATTTCGTCGACGTGCGAGACGCCGCTGACGCCATTCAAGCCGCGGCGGCGCGCGGGCGGACTGGCGCCGCCTACAACGTCGCCTCCGGGCAGGCCACGCCCCTGCGCGCGGTGGTCGACCGGCTCATCGAGATCGCCGGCATTCAAGCCGAGGTTCACCAAGGTGGGTCGAATGCTGCGGCGCAGGGCCGCGTCGTCGTGGGCGACCCGTCCCTGATTGCCCGCGACACCGGCTGGCGCGTCCGCCGGACCTTGGACAACTCGCTGCGAGATGGCCTGCGCGAAGTGCGCGAGCGCCTCGCCTCGTCCGTGCCAATCGTCGCGTGA
- a CDS encoding M20/M25/M40 family metallo-hydrolase produces the protein MPELVPIDHDRLLETFLRLVRIDSYHGDEDRIVEVLEPMLHAAGLTTEVDAHGNLIARWEAQDSDAEPLMLNAHMDTVWPTPGMEPVVTDEGVASDGSSVLGADDKAGVAAIVEGVQAVADAGLPHGPIELVFTVGEDVGHIGSKAFDPEAIESRRGLVFDGDGPVGTVVTEGPSAQAFTAVFRGRAAHAGVEPENGVSAIAMAARAIDRMKLGRISRYTVANIGTINGGQAVNIVPPEVTLVGQARSLRPRVLEQQIAHMREVMEEAANEFGGTVEYEETMRIDAFGFNQQNPVVIWANRAIRAAGLEPSSVFTVGGSDAHEFNAKGIWSVMLGMGCTRAHTVEEFAPHEALRQMAQVAAQAIVHG, from the coding sequence ATGCCCGAGCTCGTCCCCATCGATCACGACCGCCTGCTGGAGACCTTCCTGCGCCTGGTGCGCATCGACAGCTATCACGGCGATGAGGACCGAATCGTGGAGGTCCTGGAACCGATGCTCCATGCGGCGGGCCTCACGACGGAGGTCGACGCCCACGGCAACCTCATCGCCCGCTGGGAGGCCCAGGACAGCGACGCCGAGCCGCTGATGCTCAACGCGCACATGGACACCGTGTGGCCCACGCCGGGCATGGAACCGGTGGTGACGGACGAGGGGGTCGCGTCGGATGGCTCCAGCGTGCTCGGCGCCGACGACAAGGCCGGCGTGGCGGCCATCGTGGAGGGCGTGCAGGCGGTGGCGGACGCGGGCCTGCCGCACGGGCCGATCGAGCTGGTCTTCACGGTCGGCGAGGACGTGGGGCACATTGGGTCCAAGGCGTTCGACCCGGAAGCCATCGAATCGCGCCGAGGCCTGGTGTTCGACGGCGACGGGCCGGTCGGCACGGTGGTGACGGAAGGGCCGTCGGCGCAGGCGTTCACCGCGGTGTTCCGCGGCCGGGCCGCGCACGCCGGCGTCGAGCCCGAAAACGGCGTCAGCGCCATCGCCATGGCGGCTCGGGCCATCGATCGCATGAAGCTGGGACGCATCTCGCGCTACACCGTGGCCAACATCGGCACTATCAACGGCGGGCAAGCGGTGAACATCGTGCCGCCGGAGGTGACGCTGGTCGGCCAGGCGCGCAGTCTGCGCCCGAGGGTTCTCGAGCAGCAGATCGCGCACATGCGCGAGGTCATGGAGGAGGCGGCCAACGAGTTTGGCGGCACGGTGGAGTATGAGGAGACCATGCGCATCGACGCGTTTGGCTTCAACCAGCAGAACCCGGTCGTGATCTGGGCCAACCGCGCGATCCGGGCAGCCGGACTCGAACCGTCGTCCGTCTTCACGGTCGGCGGCAGCGACGCGCACGAGTTCAACGCCAAGGGCATCTGGTCGGTGATGCTGGGGATGGGCTGCACCAGGGCGCACACCGTGGAGGAGTTCGCGCCGCACGAGGCGCTGCGGCAAATGGCGCAGGTCGCCGCGCAGGCCATCGTCCATGGGTAG
- a CDS encoding Ldh family oxidoreductase, whose protein sequence is MGTASPPAQRFSADDLRAFTAAIFRTAGVADKDAQVVAHGLVDSNLRGVDTHGITRIPIYLERLNAGLVNAQARPRIVTETPTTVAVDGDNGLGHVVCDFAIDATIERAKANGACWTGIRESNHNGSQGYWALRGARAGLMTWAFTNGEAIVAPWGGSEKFVSTNPICIAMPTDPPDELVLDMATTQVAAGHIFLAQSRGEPIPEGWALDADGNDTTDPAAFLDGGSLLPLGGYKGAGLSLLIDVMAGILSGAASTVDVGSMYWQHKDRPQRVGHCFMAIDVSRMMPLEEFKARVASTLAAMRGVARRPGFDQVFAPGDIEAANAADREANGCPLTDDIIATLTETGAAVGVEFPSPVDGSA, encoded by the coding sequence ATGGGCACCGCTTCACCCCCAGCGCAGCGATTCAGCGCGGACGATCTCCGCGCATTCACCGCCGCCATCTTCCGCACCGCGGGCGTCGCGGACAAGGACGCGCAGGTCGTGGCGCACGGGCTGGTGGACTCGAACTTGCGCGGCGTCGACACCCACGGCATCACCCGCATTCCCATCTATCTGGAGCGGCTCAACGCGGGACTGGTGAACGCCCAGGCCCGGCCCCGGATTGTCACCGAAACGCCCACCACCGTCGCTGTCGACGGTGACAACGGGCTCGGCCACGTGGTGTGCGACTTCGCCATCGACGCCACCATCGAGCGCGCCAAGGCCAACGGCGCCTGCTGGACCGGCATCCGCGAGTCCAATCACAACGGCTCCCAGGGCTACTGGGCGCTGCGCGGCGCGCGCGCCGGCCTCATGACCTGGGCCTTCACCAACGGCGAGGCCATCGTCGCCCCCTGGGGCGGCAGCGAAAAGTTCGTTTCCACCAATCCCATCTGCATTGCCATGCCCACCGATCCGCCCGACGAGCTGGTGCTCGACATGGCCACCACGCAGGTCGCCGCCGGACACATCTTCCTGGCCCAGAGCCGCGGCGAGCCGATCCCGGAGGGCTGGGCGCTGGACGCCGACGGCAACGACACCACGGACCCGGCGGCCTTCCTGGACGGCGGCTCGCTGCTGCCCTTGGGCGGATACAAGGGCGCCGGGCTGTCGCTGCTCATCGACGTCATGGCCGGGATCCTCTCCGGCGCCGCGTCCACCGTCGACGTTGGCAGCATGTACTGGCAGCACAAGGACCGTCCCCAGCGTGTCGGACACTGCTTCATGGCCATCGACGTGTCGCGCATGATGCCGCTCGAGGAGTTCAAAGCGCGCGTGGCAAGCACCCTGGCCGCCATGCGCGGCGTGGCCCGACGACCGGGCTTCGACCAGGTCTTCGCGCCGGGCGACATCGAAGCCGCCAACGCCGCCGACCGCGAGGCCAACGGCTGCCCGCTCACGGACGACATCATCGCCACGCTCACCGAAACCGGCGCCGCCGTCGGGGTGGAGTTTCCATCGCCCGTGGACGGCTCGGCCTAG
- a CDS encoding sigma-70 family RNA polymerase sigma factor, with protein MTSERTEPAERPDAILGRRLVRNEPDALGGVYDLLSPTVWSMARRAFPQAVAEDVVQDVFMQVWTRRHQFDEARGSLAAWVLRIARNRITDTIRAASARPQLYPYEVDLDARQPADGEPAPWEHAWLAERRQKLREAIRGLSQTEQDVLWLAYFGYTQSEISKRLDVPLGTVKTRTRAGLRKLRERLGDQDLLG; from the coding sequence ATGACTAGCGAACGCACGGAACCGGCCGAACGCCCCGACGCGATCCTCGGGCGTCGGCTCGTGCGCAACGAGCCGGACGCACTGGGCGGGGTCTACGACTTGCTGAGCCCGACGGTCTGGTCGATGGCGCGGCGTGCCTTTCCGCAGGCCGTCGCCGAGGATGTCGTCCAGGACGTGTTCATGCAGGTCTGGACGCGCCGCCACCAGTTCGACGAGGCGCGCGGCTCGCTCGCTGCCTGGGTGCTCCGCATCGCGCGCAACCGCATCACCGACACGATTCGCGCCGCCAGCGCCCGTCCCCAGCTCTATCCCTACGAGGTCGATCTCGATGCTCGCCAGCCGGCCGACGGCGAGCCCGCCCCGTGGGAGCACGCGTGGCTCGCCGAGCGGCGGCAGAAGCTGCGCGAGGCGATCCGGGGCCTCAGTCAGACCGAGCAGGACGTGCTCTGGCTGGCCTATTTCGGCTACACCCAATCGGAAATCTCGAAGCGTCTGGACGTGCCCTTGGGCACGGTCAAGACGCGCACGAGGGCCGGCTTGCGCAAATTGCGCGAACGCCTGGGCGACCAGGACCTGCTGGGCTAG
- a CDS encoding ATP-binding cassette domain-containing protein — protein sequence MPALEINGLRKSFADVTAVRDVSLTVNPGEILGLLGPNGAGKTTTIRAVMGIVAPDAGDVRIHGRPPTIELRRRIGYLPEERGLHRGVRTLDAVEYLGRLKGLGRAQARYRAESWLGRLDLGDATSRKTDELSRGMAQKAQIAATLLTDPDILILDEPTQNLDPINVKLLLDIIRERRDAGAAIVISTHVMSQVEDLADRIYLIADGRGVIEGRVADVRRAYAPNAVRFVSPDRVAELPGVGELRVEDGGYYAVLDEGVAPEAVLRELVQRGVRIDRFERALASLDDVFIQAVREAA from the coding sequence ATGCCCGCGCTTGAGATCAACGGACTGCGCAAGTCGTTTGCGGACGTGACCGCCGTTCGCGACGTCTCGCTCACCGTCAATCCCGGCGAGATCCTCGGTCTGCTCGGCCCCAACGGCGCCGGCAAGACCACCACCATTCGCGCCGTCATGGGCATCGTGGCGCCCGACGCCGGGGACGTCCGCATCCACGGCCGGCCGCCCACCATCGAGCTCCGACGCCGCATCGGCTATCTCCCGGAGGAGCGCGGGCTCCATCGCGGCGTGCGCACGCTGGACGCGGTGGAATATCTCGGGCGGCTCAAGGGGCTCGGCCGCGCCCAGGCCCGGTACCGCGCCGAGTCCTGGCTCGGACGGCTAGACCTTGGCGACGCGACGTCTCGAAAAACCGATGAGCTCAGCCGCGGCATGGCGCAGAAGGCGCAGATCGCGGCCACGCTGCTCACCGATCCGGACATTTTGATCCTGGACGAGCCGACCCAGAACCTCGATCCGATCAACGTCAAGCTCCTGCTCGACATCATTCGCGAACGCCGCGACGCCGGCGCGGCCATCGTCATCAGCACCCACGTCATGAGCCAGGTCGAGGATCTGGCCGACCGCATCTACCTCATCGCCGACGGCCGCGGCGTGATTGAGGGTCGCGTGGCGGACGTCCGCCGCGCCTACGCGCCCAACGCGGTGCGATTCGTGTCGCCTGATCGCGTCGCCGAGCTTCCCGGCGTTGGCGAGCTTCGCGTCGAGGACGGCGGCTACTACGCCGTGCTCGATGAGGGCGTTGCGCCCGAAGCCGTCCTGCGCGAGCTGGTGCAGCGCGGCGTGCGCATCGACCGCTTCGAGCGCGCGCTGGCCTCGCTCGATGATGTGTTCATCCAGGCCGTGCGCGAGGCGGCCTAG
- a CDS encoding ABC transporter permease, whose amino-acid sequence MRNAAVVAAWELRRTIGRKGFLISTATVPVLLLIAVLVFVIFGDRIGAAAAEATTSDPVDGYGLIDHSGVLEGRELPPGFTRVADEPAAREALSRGDVDGYFVIDAGYMASGDVRYVAEDFGTFGEREGDARRAIRSVLLEALVEAHVAPEIAPRIQQPVALRAESVDGSPPRGFGAGVILDSVVPYVAAILFMIVVFTSAGYLLEGVSEEKETRVIEVVLSSVTPDQLLLGKVAGQAIAGLTQLLVWVLPALALVPVLLSQFDDLDDLTFNLAVLPLALAYLLLGYLLFAAFYATVGSMTSTFKESQQLAAYLILPSIVPFMLSGFIQGDPDGMLAVVLSWIPITAPVGGLMRVAAGSQDTLSLAVSVGILAVFAPLALWISTRVFRLGLLIYGRRLRLGDIVRAVRG is encoded by the coding sequence ATGCGTAACGCAGCCGTCGTGGCGGCCTGGGAGCTGCGGCGCACGATTGGCCGCAAGGGCTTTCTCATCAGCACGGCCACCGTGCCCGTGCTGCTGCTGATCGCGGTGCTGGTGTTCGTCATCTTTGGCGACCGCATCGGCGCGGCGGCGGCCGAGGCGACCACGTCCGATCCCGTCGACGGCTACGGCTTGATCGACCACTCCGGAGTGCTGGAAGGGCGCGAATTGCCGCCGGGATTCACGCGCGTCGCCGACGAGCCGGCGGCCCGAGAGGCGCTTTCGCGGGGAGACGTTGACGGCTACTTCGTCATCGACGCCGGCTACATGGCGTCCGGGGACGTGCGCTACGTAGCCGAGGACTTCGGCACGTTCGGCGAACGCGAGGGTGATGCCCGTCGCGCCATCCGTTCCGTGCTGCTCGAGGCTCTGGTCGAGGCGCACGTGGCGCCCGAGATTGCGCCCCGCATCCAGCAACCCGTCGCACTGCGCGCCGAAAGCGTGGATGGCTCCCCGCCGCGAGGATTCGGCGCCGGCGTGATTCTTGACTCCGTCGTGCCCTACGTCGCGGCCATTCTGTTCATGATCGTCGTCTTTACGAGCGCCGGATACCTGCTGGAGGGCGTGAGCGAGGAGAAGGAAACACGCGTCATCGAGGTCGTGCTGTCATCCGTGACGCCCGACCAGTTGCTGCTCGGCAAGGTGGCCGGTCAGGCCATTGCCGGCCTCACGCAGCTGCTGGTGTGGGTGCTGCCCGCGCTCGCGTTGGTTCCCGTGCTGCTCAGCCAGTTCGATGACCTCGACGACCTGACCTTCAACCTCGCGGTGCTCCCGCTCGCCCTGGCCTATCTGCTGCTCGGCTACCTGCTTTTCGCGGCGTTCTACGCCACCGTGGGATCGATGACCTCGACGTTCAAGGAGAGCCAGCAGCTTGCGGCGTACCTCATCCTGCCGTCCATCGTCCCCTTCATGCTGAGCGGGTTCATTCAGGGCGACCCGGACGGCATGCTGGCCGTGGTGCTCAGCTGGATTCCGATCACCGCCCCCGTCGGGGGGTTGATGCGGGTGGCGGCCGGATCGCAGGACACGCTGTCACTCGCCGTGAGCGTGGGGATTCTGGCCGTTTTCGCCCCGCTCGCCCTCTGGATCAGCACGCGAGTCTTCCGCCTCGGGCTCTTGATCTACGGCAGGCGTCTGCGCTTGGGCGATATCGTCCGCGCGGTTCGCGGCTAA
- a CDS encoding M20/M25/M40 family metallo-hydrolase, producing MPESPGLVPINWDRLLENFVDMLSVDSYYGDEERVAAIIRPTLEPLGIRFRNDAAGNLIGSWPGRGRGDGLIMLNAHMDTVQPTPGMRPVVDADGVRSDGSSVLGADDKAGLAAIIEAVRAVDEAGLDHAPIELVITVGEELGHIGSKAFDPASIDARTAFVFDAGGPVGTVVMRAPGQIRCTATLHGRAAHAGIEPELGISAISLLARAVDRMPLGRIDDETTANIGRIEGGQQSNIVAPTARIEAEARSLSEDRLAGQIDAMRKAVADAAADLGGSFDFEEHRFYVAYQLAESEPAVGLADRAIEASGLTPRHVSTGGGSDAHEFNLNGITSVCLGVGYIDVHTTDEFMPHEALRYITQVAAQLITQA from the coding sequence ATGCCTGAAAGCCCGGGCCTCGTGCCGATCAACTGGGACCGCCTGCTAGAGAACTTCGTCGACATGCTGTCGGTCGACAGCTACTACGGCGACGAGGAGCGCGTGGCGGCGATCATTCGACCCACGCTGGAGCCGCTGGGCATCCGATTTCGCAATGATGCGGCGGGGAACCTGATCGGGTCCTGGCCGGGCCGTGGGCGCGGCGACGGCCTGATCATGCTCAACGCGCACATGGACACCGTGCAGCCGACGCCGGGCATGCGGCCCGTGGTGGACGCCGACGGGGTGCGCTCCGACGGGTCGAGCGTGCTGGGCGCTGACGACAAGGCCGGGCTGGCGGCAATCATCGAGGCGGTTCGCGCGGTTGACGAAGCCGGATTGGATCACGCGCCGATCGAGCTCGTGATAACCGTGGGCGAGGAGTTGGGCCACATCGGGTCGAAGGCGTTCGACCCGGCGTCCATCGACGCTCGCACCGCATTCGTATTCGACGCCGGCGGGCCGGTTGGCACGGTGGTCATGCGCGCGCCGGGGCAGATTCGCTGCACGGCCACGCTGCACGGGCGGGCGGCGCACGCGGGGATCGAGCCCGAATTGGGCATCAGCGCCATCAGCCTGCTGGCGCGGGCGGTGGACCGAATGCCGCTGGGGCGGATCGACGACGAGACCACGGCCAACATCGGGCGCATCGAGGGCGGTCAGCAGTCGAACATCGTCGCGCCCACGGCGCGCATCGAGGCCGAGGCGCGCAGTCTCAGCGAGGACCGGCTGGCCGGGCAGATTGACGCGATGCGGAAGGCCGTAGCCGACGCGGCGGCCGACCTTGGTGGCTCCTTTGACTTCGAGGAGCACCGCTTCTACGTCGCCTATCAATTGGCCGAGAGCGAGCCGGCCGTTGGGCTGGCGGACCGCGCCATCGAGGCGTCCGGCCTCACGCCGCGGCACGTCAGCACCGGCGGCGGCAGCGACGCCCACGAGTTCAACCTCAACGGCATCACCTCGGTATGCTTGGGGGTCGGCTACATCGACGTGCACACCACCGACGAATTCATGCCGCACGAGGCCCTGCGATACATCACCCAAGTCGCGGCGCAACTCATCACGCAGGCCTGA